The following is a genomic window from Oncorhynchus kisutch isolate 150728-3 linkage group LG6, Okis_V2, whole genome shotgun sequence.
GTTTGCTCCACTTCCCTCTCATCATGTTTCGAGTGGTCCTACATAGGAGGCACTTGGTCCAGGTAGGTTTCGAAAATGTAACTCATAACTGGCCTTGTGAACGCTCAAATGTTTCTAagtcagggagaaggagagagagagagtgtgacagagagagaatatcGACCCCTTAACTTTACAATGAATTCTGTTGACCTCTTTatttgcttgtttgtttgtttctctctctctctctgtgtctgtctgcgtgcctGCGTGCGCGTGTCTGtgcgagagagggagtgagagatgatGATTTAATATGATCTCGTTCTGTTTGGATCTTCTGTCTTTAATCCCATTCATGTCTATACATTTGAATTAAACTGTTTTCCATGTTTTCCTTTGGACAGATGGACAATGGACAGACTTTATAAATaaacatcccataatgtcaagtggGAGCTAAAAGTTCCTGGTCCCCCTGATTATCCTCTACTCCTCACCcagacatcccccccccccccccccctcaccatgcgcaatgccacgCGTCGTCTGGAGTGGTGTCAAGCTTGCTGcaattggagcagtggaaacacgttttctgtagtgatgaatcgtgcttcaccatctggcagtccgacggacaaatctgagtttggcggatgccaaaagaacactacctgcccgaatggatagtgccaactgtaatagtggtctggggctgcttttcaTGTTTCGGGGTAGGCCCCTTAGCTCCaatgaagggaaatgttaacattacagcatacaatgacattctagacaattctgtgcttccaactttgtggcgacagtttggggaaggccctttcctgtttcagcctgACAATGCCCCAATGCACCAAGCAAGGTCCATAccgaaatggtttgttgagattggtgtggaagaacttgactggcttgcaccgagccctgacatcaaccccattgaacaccttcgggatgaaatggaacgccgactgcgatccaagcctaatcgcccaacaccagtgcccgacctcaccaatgctcttgtggctgaattagAAGCAACTCCCCGCATCAATGTTCCAAgtaacatctaatggaaagcatTCCCATAGAGTGGAGGCTactatagcagcaaaggggggaatgagatgttcgatgagcaggtgtccacatacatgtGGTGTATAAAGTAGAATTATCATGTGACTGACGATCAGCAACGAGTTTAATCTGCATCCCCTCATATGGTTAGATAAAACCACTCTCATTGGTTTTAGACAAGAACGAAATTTTGACAATTTatacaaaatacatttcattCACAAGTCGTGGAATTACCACTAAGGACCCCAAAGTCAAGCTTAAATGAATGTATATGTATTCACGCCAGCGGAGAGATTACAGACAAACAGCGCTTCATGTGGAAGTTAGTCAGAGGCTCTGACGAGGTATTTCCCCCTCGGCATATTGATACTATCGCGACGGGTTACACAAAGATAACCAAGTGTCTCCTTTCTCAGCAAAGCATTCGCTCTCAGAGACCGGATGCGGAGGAGGACAACACCTGGCAACCACAGTCTGGGTGTTCAGCCAATATTTTCACTCCCGCTGAGCCGACCTTGTGAGAGCAATCCTCAGACACCCTGTCTGTCTACAACAGGCGCATTTCTAAGTATTAAACAGGTCAAATATGTAGAATAAGTAGTGGtgtaagtacttaagtaaaaatacattaaagAACTAGTTAAGACATGTCtgcggtatctgtactttactttactatttatatttttgactacatttacttttacttcattacatttaagaaaatattgtacgttttactccatacattttccttgacacccaaaagtactcgtaacattttgaatgctaattaggacaggaaaattgtccaattcatgcacttatcaacagtacatccctggtcatccctactgtctctggttTTCAATTAAGAAAATAAGAAAATGGTGACGTCTggattgcttaatataaggaattggaAATAGTTTATACTTTTACGTTGATACTTTAGTATATTTTTTGCaataacatttacttttgatacttaagtataaccaaatatttttactcaagtagaattttactgggtgacttttacttttacttgagtcacttTCTATTAAGGTTTCTTTACTTTTACGCATAATTACAAAAGAGTACTTGTTCCACCACTGAGAATAAGTGTGAGACACTGAAAAAGCAGAAAGAGACGCAGTAAAattcaaatagacacattttcaATGTTATTTTTTTCACAGGTTTTTAAGTAGACAGGTAATACAGTTTTGTTCAACACAGGTACAAAAGGGAAATGTATAATAATTACAAACTATGATTAATTTATTATGATTTTAAATCTAATAAATAGACTAACAGGGTCCCACGTGATTGTTTGCATTCTTTATAAACTGGTAAGTGTGTAGCTTCTGAGATGAGTCCGGATGATCAGTGCATCTTTGCCTAAAAAATATCCAATCTTTGCAGATTATGTTTCGTCTCTTTCCTGATGAGCTCCCACGCCTGCGCACTGTAGTTCTGAAAAACAAAGGAAAATGTACATATTCGTGGTATGGACTTTCTGGTCATATCATGATAATTTTGTCTTGAACAACAAAGGGCTGGGGCCGTATGTAATAATAGTAATGTATGAagcttctcagagtaggagtgctgattaaGGATCAGTTTTGTATTTTAGATCACTATGAATAAGGACAGAGGAGACCTGatactagatcagcacttctCTTCGACGCTTGATACATATGTCCCCAGAACCGAAAAAGTGCACCAAAACTGCTCTTGTTTAGCCTAGTTTATATTAATTTGATCAGATGTATTAAACACGTTGCCATCCGAAAACAAACTCACATTTTTCTCAGAACCTTCCTATTCAACTTCTTGAAGTAGCGTTTCAGTCTCCTCTCAGGTTTCTCGGCAGGTGATACCTGTTGGACAAAATTAAAACATTAGCCCCCCACTGAACATAATAGCCATAGATTCTCACTTCTACAGTTAATAGTCTACACCTAAAACAGagccctccaaccctgttcctgaagagatACGGTCCTTTAGGTTTTCACTACAATCCTCATCTAGCACAACCGattaattagctggttgataaactgaatcagcttggttacaactggggttggagcgaaaacctacacgAGGGTAACTctccatgaacagggttggagagccctgaccgAAACAGGGATTTATTATACTTTAAATATAACCGTTACTTACACACGATTTAAGGTTCTCAAATTGGCCTTCGAGAATGTTGAGGAAATTGTCCAGCTTTTTCTTGTCCCAGGTGACAGCCTTCATATTCCCATCAAACAGTTTTGTGATTTGATAGATGGTCTCATTCCGGAATCTGACTTTGCCCTCAAACTGCACATGCAGTTATAAAAACAAGACGAGAAACAGTATAGGGTTAAACTATGCCATCAATATAACATTGGGTCAAGACCGCTATACTAAAGCATATCAGAACATGAAAAGTCAAAATTCTAGTTTTTACCTCGGCAAGCTCAATGCGTCTGTAAAGTGATTCGGGGAAAAAGACAGGGGCCTCCTGCTCTGTTATATCTCCTCCCTGGAAAACCACCAATACAGTATTTTAAGTCACGTGTCTAAAAGTATAGCTTATACTGCAAGGACAGTATAGGCCTAATGTATATATCCTCTCGTGATCGCTCTGTCATTATAGCCTAGCGCCCTTTTACTGTGGCTATTCACATATAGATTACAGTCTTCTAACACAAAGGCTAAAACACATTACTATTTTGCTTGGTTGGTTGTTTTGCTGTCCTTAATACATGCATTCATTATCCTTTTACAGTGTGCTGATAACTCACCATCTGGTCCAGCAGGGAAAGGTATTCTGCGCTCAAGTGACCGTAGCGGTGTCGGATACAGTCACAACAATGACACACGCTCTGCATTCTTCAAATAATAAGAAAAATACACGTCCAGCTCTCCTTTGTATACATTGTAAATAGTCGTTTGCTTCGTTCTTAGTTTTCCTGTTGAGTTTGAACATTTTGGCTCTGTTAAGGAGTTTTATGTGGAGTTGGGAAAGGGAAAGCTGTATGGAGAATTTCCCCGATTAACCTATCGGAGGCGGGGACTTTAACTTTCCACTCTAGCACATGCCGGCAAAGGAATTCCATGCCTAGCCCTTCTTCTGGACGACCAAATCCCAGCGTTGAATGGTAGTTTAACCACGATAATGTAGGTTATTATATTGAGATATAGGCTATTCGCGAGAATAAGCTAGGCATttaacagcaacaacaaaaaaacgttaTAAAAAAGTCTGATAACAAAATCGTCGAAGTCGAAATAAATCCTAAACTTAAGACATTTACCCAcataataaatacatttagtgGGTTTCGTTCTAAGTTAGTCCGAAATATTTTTTCACCGGGTTCTTGCAAGCAGGCACAGCGCCAGGATTTTTTTCTCTCCGGAGGCTTAAGGGGGGCTTGCCCAATACCTGGGGCTGCTAAGAAAATAGTAGATTTTCATGACTTCAGAGTTATAAGGAAGTTCTCGTTTTTTCAATAAAAGCAGATATGACACACAGCACATTGATATAAATGTAGTTTTTAATTGAATTTAGCCAAAGAATATTCAACAAAATAGCTATAAGCCCAAGTGATAGCTACAAGTGACCACAAGGCAATGACAAAAACGCCTTTCACGTGCAAAGGTGACAGACTTCAGCACCGGACAGCGCCCTTGCACTGAAGTctttcagcaataacaacacaatacATCCAAAATGCGACAACAACAAGAAGTGCATTTATTTCATATGCATAATCAGACAACTGTACATTGGTAATAATGTTTCGGATGAAATGGCTATCACAAGGTCAGAAATGCAATTAATAATATCCAAAGTGCTGCCTCAACGAGAAGTGCAATGAATTTAGCCTGTGCCTGTTAACTGTGTCACACACTTGTAAAACGAACTGGCTATCATCACAATCTTAGTGATTACATTTCTATTGAAAAAATACTTGTAGGCCAACTGGCCGACAATATGCATCCGTCTTCTTGTTCCATCCAGGTCCAGACCACCCGACAGTCGCGCTCTGTCAATACATAAAAGGCCTTTCAGTTGAACATTCATAATAATAGATGAGGCTACGACAGGCGCACAATATACAAAATGACCCAACgtaataccacataataatatccTATGGCATATTCATATTAAATGAATCAGTTACTCATCAAGTGTTGTTTTATAGAAGGACATGCGTCTGTTGTTGTGGTTCGTTGCAAATTAGTTCTTTCTGCGTGTATGGACATGCAGTCAAGGTTGCTGAGTCGAGTGTTTGCCATTCTGTTTCTCGGGTAGGTTTTTACACGCAGCATGCGTCCACCAAGTAGTCTTTGTAACGTTTAAGCATGGACAGGAACTTTCCAACTGCTCTTATATACTCTCCGTTCTCTCGGACTATTTTCGAATGTCCATCACTTAGAGCATTGCATATTGTTGAGCCATACTCTTTCTGAATAGTCCACTCATTCCACGCTATCATTGCATATCTATGCTTAACACTAGCATTGAGTGTCTTGAAAGAACTTGTCGCTTTCTTCCAGTTCTAGTAGCCATCGTGGGTAAATGTCGCCTTCTCTCCACCATGGTTTCCTGGACGTTGAAAGTGGCGTCATGCAAAGCAGAAAGCACGGTCCTTTGAAATAGAATATTCCAGCCATTTGTAATCCTCATACCATCTACGATTGAAGTAGCGATCCTGCTGTTCAACATTTGTGGCTGGATAACACCGAAGACAGCGCCTTGGTTCTTTAACATATAACTAACTGGTTTAATAAATCAGAGGGAGCACAGCTAGCAGCGACGAACTGCTCTGGTGCTCCCTCACGTCGTGGCTCACGAGCATAGGCCTTATGTCTATTTCGGATATTCATAGACAATCTAAATTGTTGCTGTTATGGAGCCACTGATACGGCTAGGCTTCACTGCTGGTCTCAGATCCCTTCATCACTTTCACTTAGCCAAGACTTTCTCcgtgcttgtctgtctgtcttacccAATGCTCTTTCACCTGGGAAGCGTAACATGAGCCTGGTACAACATTGTAGCAGCCGCCACAATTcacattttttcccccaaaatgAATAATTAGACCAAATAGATAAATTATGTATAATATGTCATGGTGATTCAATAGTTAATCATTACATCACTTTTAAGTTAAAACACCATTTGTTTTGCTCATAGTCTGTCAGTAACTCTATTAGAGACAGATGTTCTACTCTTTTGGCTGCTTCAGATGACGTTAGCATAAAATGACAATAGAATCTCGAAACTATGCTGGTATTCTTTTGTCCTTTAttaaatatatgtattattatattgttatctATACATATTATTTCTTAGTTGCAGTAATAATTTATAAATGGTACCATACAAAGTTATTCTTGGACCCAATTTTGGTTCAGTGAGGAAGAACACCTTGGGTTCTATATTTAGTTCAGTGAAAGAGTGTAGGCATATTAATGGAAtcattctgtaaaaaaaaaaaatttgaaatAAAAAGTGGCAATGCAAACAAATGACTTTGGTAAACACAGGAGACAAATGCTTATTGTTGTTTTTACTTTTCCATTTCATATCCATTGTTTTGACATTTTACTCAGTGAAAAGCATAACCAAGCATTCATTGTTGACACATGCATTTGATAAATGTTATTCACAATTACAGTGTAAAGACCTTGAAATCCAGAAAACCAGGTCCACCACTTGTGTCCCTCCTCCTGAAGTTTCAAGTTGTGTTCTAGAGGTAATGAACAAACCAATATTGATCCTACAGTGACAGCTTAAAGTGAATTAATTTCATCAAAGTGTTAGTGTTGGTTAGTTATGATTTTACTGGTGAGATTATTGAAAGAATGATGTGAATTAAAGACAGGCAATTGAAAAAAACGGATCTTTCCTCCCAACAGCTAAAGGTCCTGAAGCTTCTGCACATGTGCAGGACCCCAACTCCACACAGTCTCCTCTCTATTCATAGACAACATGCTAGCCTACTGTGGCGAACGGTGCTCATTtaataaagttagatcaaagctgaatctatttctgcaagatcacataatgataGTTTTCTACATAACAAAACCAAATATAATCGCGTAGTATGACGTTAcagtaagacaacaacaacaacaacaacaacaacaacaacaacaacaacaacaacaacaaaactaaTTTCTCATGAAATTTGAGGGCGATTGTGCTGCTAGGCAACATATGTGCTTTGATTGAAACTAAACAGGTAGGCTATGCTACAATTTGTTTACGCCATCTGCTCTACAATTCACTCATTGTACATAATTTAAAACAACACTATAGGCGACTACGAAACTCAAGAAAATGTAAATGCATATCCTCATcaaactgattgagatcaaatgcAGATTCTGCATGACGTTTCACTGGAAACATTTGAAGAGTTGTTATTCACAAGTGACTGTGAGAAATGTGAAGGGAGGTTCTCTATGAGTAGAGCAGGGACTGTGCGCAAAGTAGAGAATCCTGCACCTGCGCAGAAGCCCCGGGACCCCCAGCCACCTGGAAGCAGTGTCCAAAAAAATACGTATCTGCAGCCAAGGCCGATGAAAAAGATATTAGCCAACTGAAACTTCAGGTTTTCTACATAGGTAATAACAACATTCCAAACTCGTTTACTTTGATCTATTAAAtgatggcataattctactattctATTACTTTGCATCACTGTCAGTGACATatatttattttgaaggctaaccgtaAAGTCTACTGTTGTGGCTTAATCCTTATTGTGTCTAGTTTCACGTAGATGGGTCAGATCACCATTAATTAAATAAGAAGTGTcatataaattagggttattttagacgATGACAAcaagctatatagttagctaccTAACTATAGATAGTGAAACAGATTATGttattttgctatgtttttgaggaagaacattgtttgcatccaccagatagctatccttttttatgaccagcactgtaggtgcgcgagacaactttcgCAGCATCAGAGCATACCTATCGaagaatcgttgtgacatatgtaatacgagtgatagtgtaatcagtgtgtaataactacgtacaAATGTATGAacgcgttaaattattatgtgacaagtagtcatattcaggtcctgattggtgaaCAAGCTTTTTTGACACggcaaatagtgttatttgacacgtTATTACGCGCATCAAATTGGGCACACAGAATAGTGGACTGGAGCAATTGAAATTACTCACCATATCTAAGAGCAGATCTATGCTCAGATCTATGCTCAGATCAACCTATTATCTTGATTCGATATGATACCTACATTGTTGAAGTATAAAACCAAGTATCGCTCCATGAAGATATAAAACAATTATTTGTGTTGAAGAAGGTTGCATTGTTCAGGCTTTCGCTTCACTTTATAAACCCACATTTTCAGTGAGTGATTCTTAATTATGCTATTGTGAAATTAATCAGAGGAATATAATGCAAGTGAACAGTTTTCATACATGTCTATGCAAAGAATTGCATTGGAGCCATGCATTTCATGAGAACAGTAAGCAGATATTTAGAGGGCAATAACTGAATATGAAAAACGAATAACTGTAACACAATGGTGCAGGTCTCTGTCTTATTAAATGAGGTCCATGTTCAATATAAATATGCTGAAATTTTGCATATTGCACACCACACTTTTCAGATTCTGTGTAGGGTTAGCTAGATCCGTTGTTTCAAATGACATTTCACAGAGACCACATTTTGCTCGCACATTATGTCTGTTGACTCTCTTTTAATCAGATTGCAGTGCAATCTAAACATATGGCTGTTCAGTGTTTGTAAAACACACATTTGAAATGTAAATGCATGTTATTAATAGAGAGACTGATAGTGTTGAATGAAGGCTAAAGATCGACCGTTTTACCTCACTGCTTGTGAAATCACTGTGCACCTGTTCAGCCTATTCGGCTAAAATTGTTCCGATTACGGTATTGATAGTGGATCGCAATTCCACAGAGTGGGTTGGAACCACAGAATTAGGATTTCGAatcatttaataggatctctagaGTAGGAACTGAATTCGTATAGGAACTCTAAGTACAACGTTCAAAACAGGTCCGCCATGTCCAATGCTAAAACACACTTAACTGAAAAAAGGATTTTCAATATAACTACATTTTGAGAAGATACATTTGACTTGATTTTAGGGCTTTCCTTAATTGATTCGTAGGCTAAAGCACTAAATGTATTGCCATCCATATGTTCTGAGCATGTTTAACACAAATATGAATGTTCACACATCGACAGACTTGGCTACAGAATGAGCACTCCGATTAACAATATTTAAAAGTAGAGAAGTGTTTATTAACTTAACATTTGATGAAGAGCAACATATTTTCAAATAGATAAATCAATAAATTCATGAATAGGCATAAAAAAATAcccttgttaaataaataaataaataaatacatgaataATATTGCTGTTTGACGTTGCACATTACATGATTGTAGAATAGTAGGCTTTTAAAATCAAACACAACTGTTTAAAGATCTGCAAGTTCAAATTCATGTTCTGTTGGCCCACAGAAGGCTATCAGAGTTGTGTTCCAGAATGAACTGTAGGCTGTACAGGAGCTCTTTTCGAACCACTTCCCAGGCGCAGTAACTGAAATTCTgtgaaaatacaaataaactgTTAGGACAATGTAGGGTAATATTGTCCAATGTAGAGATATGATAAAAAAAAAGTGTCTATTTGTGTTTAATCTATAGTCTACCTTTTCTTTTAGGACTGCTGCAATGTTCCCAAAGTACGTCTTCAGTCCTTCTGTCCTGATGAGATAATCACTGGTATCCACACTGCCCATCATCTGCCAGAAAGAAAAAGGCAGGCgatgaataataataaaaatgccACAATTAAACAGTTAACCTATCCGTGTTGGCATAGTAACTCACACATTTGCTCTCTTCAATCTGGCGGTATACAATATTCTGAAAATTCTCCAACTTCTGTTGGTCCCACTTAGTAGGCAGGTCGTCAGCTCCAAACAATGTGTCGATGTTCTTCAATGTCTCATAAATAGCCATAGCACCACTGCTGCTCAACTGAAACGGACAACAACAATAATTTCAAATAACATAAATGGCAGTTCAAAGTTTTCTACTTTCTTATCCTAACGGCTGCAAATACTCTTTCATGCTGTAAAGAACACTTGGATGTACTCGCTTGCCCTTACCTGTGGCGCACCGGAGGTTGCGAATGCGGTGGCTGGGAATGCCACGAAGACATTCTCCTGCAGGCACTCCAGAGGAAAATTACCCCCCTGAAAGTTAGAGAAAACACCGCAATCACGTTGTGCTATTCAGTTAAACATAGTTGGATAATACCTCTCAAGACAAAAGTCATTTAATAAATGTACCATGTCTCTCAGTAGGTTGTGGGTTATTCGCACCAGCTGTCCTTGTAGCTGGCAAGGCATGGGCATGGAGCAAACTTGCGCGAGGCAGAGGAAGGCGCTCATCCAAGTGACAGTCTGAAGTGTCATTCTTACTGTAGTTAGATGATCTGTAGCAGATGATCATTGTTAGTAGAATATAATCCTGAAAATAATTCATTATTTGTATCCTGAAGCAATTATCAAATGATAGCATATTGTTGACTCACCTGTTGCCAGTAAATTGAAAATTTCCTCCAGTGAGAATGTGGTTTGTGTTCTGATCCCATGTCTGTGGATGAACTTAAATAGTGAGGATTGAAAGGATGTACAAAAAGTGAAAGGGTGTCTCGCTAAATTAAGAGTTAAAATGAATACATTTGGGAAACTTTTGCCTTGTGAACCGCAAGACCGGATTTCTCTTTCCTTGTGCTTCACTACCCTCTCATCGTGTTTCGAGTGTTCCTTCATGGGAGGCACATTGTCCTAagtagttttaaaaaatgtaactcACAAGCTGGCCTTGTGAAAGCTCAAACGTTTCTAAGACAGACagggcgaaggagagagagaaagagagaaagagagaaaaagagaaagagagagagagagagagagagagagagagagagagagagagagaaattcgaCCCCTTAACTATACAATGAATGCAGTAGACCTCTTTAAGTCTTTCTTAACACCAACATTCAATAACTGATGAATAATCAGGCTAACATTAACATTTGACTATTTATTCCTTACGAGAGACAAGCAAGGATATTCCTATAAATAAACCAATGTGCCAATGTGTTGTGATGACGTTATCGTAGGCTTATTAGAAAAATACCTAAATCCTAGTTCCTAATAATACTACTTTTCATCGTCTGGGATATGCTTAGCAAAAGGGGACATTTCTGCGATGGCTACATTCCATTTAGACGTTTAAATTACACAGGCTTATTGACTCTTAAAGAATATATAACttttaaatgcctcatgagcttcgTTCACCTGTCTTACCTCAACAGAACccaaaatgtacttttttatGACATTGTTTGAAACAACGTACATCTAAACAAACATTGTATAGCTTCAAAATGTAGTGGATGGTCATTACTTGAATGAATATGTCTCTGACAGTGGTTACTTTTATCGAAACGTATCACTCAGCTATTTACCAAAATAGGGGTTGAGTGACCACTATGCTGTTGTTTTGAACTGCATATTGCCTATAAACAAATTAATCCATGAAAGTCTGAATGGATGAATGCATGGATGGCTGAATATGTAAATTAATACAAACAATATGATAATAGATGCATGTTTTTTCATTTTAATTTTTGTATAAAATGATAaaggaataaataaatacatagccTTCACATATAAAtaaatcagtcagtcaataaatatATCATCCAGTAATCTATTAGAAAGCCTCAGGTACTTGTGACATGTATCTGATGATGATTATGTGGTTTGTCCAACAGACCGCTTCTTCCTCACCGCTTGAGTCTGCTGTCGAGGAATTTTTAAAACTGCACAAGTTTGAAGCGAACCTCAACCCCACCATCTCACATGCGCATGCGCTGTGTTCCTGGTATGCAAACAAGACATGTATTTTTTAAGTTAACTCAACCACAGCAGGTGCTGCGCCAACGCATCCGACGGTAAAAACGTCATTTGGAAGTTCCATGTTTCACATGTGAGTTGTGGCAGCAAAATTCATCCGATTTGCGGTTATGTAGAACTTTCATATGATTAATTTAGCCTCTTTTCGAGGACATTTGATACTGGACCCACCTTTTGTTTCAAGACGGCGCTCAGCTTGTCGAAATATGTTTTCATGACGCGTTGCCTGAAGTAACCGACCCTCCATCTCCAGAGGATGCCCCAACACCACACCCGACCTGGAGACAATATAAAATGGTGGTCAGTGAATTAG
Proteins encoded in this region:
- the LOC109893221 gene encoding uncharacterized protein LOC109893221, whose translation is MALQTVTWMSAFLCLAQVCSMPMPCQLQGQLVRITHNLLRDMGGNFPLECLQENVFVAFPATAFATSGAPQLSSSGAMAIYETLKNIDTLFGADDLPTKWDQQKLDNFQNIVYRQIEESKCMMGSVDTSDYLIRTEGLKTYFGNIAAVLKEKNFSYCAWEVVRKELLYSLQFILEHNSDSLLSGVVLGHPLEMEGRLLQATRHENIFRQAERRLETKDHLTTVRMTLQTVTWMSAFLCLAQVCSMPMPCQLQGQLVRITHNLLRDMGGNFPLECLQENVFVAFPATAFATSGAPQLSSSGAMAIYETLKNIDTLFGADDLPTKWDQQKLENFQNIVYRQIEESKCMMGSVDTSDYLIRTEGLKTYFGNIAAVLKEKNFSYCAWEVVRKELLYSLQFILEHNSDSLLWANRT
- the LOC109893224 gene encoding interferon a3-like translates to MQSVCHCCDCIRHRYGHLSAEYLSLLDQMGGDITEQEAPVFFPESLYRRIELAEFEGKVRFRNETIYQITKLFDGNMKAVTWDKKKLDNFLNILEGQFENLKSCVSPAEKPERRLKRYFKKLNRKVLRKM